A single Augochlora pura isolate Apur16 chromosome 2, APUR_v2.2.1, whole genome shotgun sequence DNA region contains:
- the LOC144478434 gene encoding dual oxidase 2-like isoform X1 produces the protein MYTLLYVIVIYYCVIFNSVNSNISITDSNCDKPLNYNKEKEILLDWLFTGCWGRDCTKNGFENKATEYPGYDGWYNNIGRPELGAVDTPLLRRWPAAYEDGVYKPSGCNRPNPIELSENLLKGDMSSVSKTGRNTLLVFFGQHVVEEILDAQRPACPPEYFNIEIPSSHNYINKTKHHEMPVLRTRYDTRTGHSPNNPRQQLNEITPFLDGGLIYGTSKAWSNFLRTYSNGTFDQNGLLASCCKNLYPANNTEKLPMSNPPPPIRHHDYITRHYTEEVDRFFKLGNPRGNENPFLLTFGIIWFRWHNHISNYIRSRQSNWTGEKIYNEARKWVIATQQHIITNEWLPEWLGKELPMYKGYDPSIDPQIDQFFQAAAFRFGHTLVPSGVYLRDYGRKGCKLEQRRRAIRTCNNYWMPQNSIYKTETEAQGIADIEKLIMGMAIQPCAKEDHKIVDDLRGSLFGPLEFSRRDLMALNIQRGRDHGLPDYNTARIAYNLTKVNDTSHFSNVDTKIKNKFMELYKNSFDDVDIWVGGILETDNGPGELFQAIIIDQFQRIRAGDRFWYKNINNNLFSPDEIRRLECLSFYDILISVTDMDHNDIPRNPFKVPMSANDISNKCLNNSIFEGNCANNNNMTCYHAKPLTVKNVDACTVPATYDYFNNSATSFISTFVGLFTIICCFTILLYSRITSKSNKQFQYPPNWKKSHIIKEDKNTAILTVNEWQDKILPLRPVIIVLNVVKKQLEVRNYLGHITRAIDMLQYAIIKIHIPTDSSYVMIRVEHNYDLVLKFDTNYLRDLFLQAMKQFATELNTISIKEITNITTKELLKQAVTKRSRQKKLEQFFRVVFSQALHITHTEEEILKIDATVAKDVIHTELTIIEFSEALSMHPDSEFIKKIFDLIDKDKNSFISFREFLDMLVLFLNGSAEDKVKFMFDMYDINGTGRLTKNDFKNMLRSLMETVNADVTDNNLETLMHSMMEHANIVAKETIDLQDFKQILSDFNNKFNYAELEFNINTTGKYKKLHIGASTSTFRSTFMGIVQKVVESLYEDPSELRRRIGGDTKIETHDIHEIEKIVDDVEHVQDYWYPIMKYLANKKLQIFWLCLYTFILIAISAERFYYYSVEREHSGLRHILGYGIAITRGAASGIMFTYSTLLITMCNNIITFLRDTILQLYIPFESMLEMHKYIACCGLVFTVLHVIGHGFNLYHISIQSADDLTCLFPNYFHATHELPKFHYWCFQTITGLSGILLTIVTALIYLCTLPNIRRLLYNWFRLTHSLYPVFYVLIIIHGAGRLVQEPHFHYFFLGPLTLFIFDKIITVTRKTIEIPIIKADILPSGKFIIYDVSIIKHNYALFFICIFKGFQIINFIFLYSLYIKNYGNSRYIFVLDVVCIVFSKPQNFNYKSGQWIRIACPTLQTNEYHPFTLSSAPHESNLTVHIRTVGSWTTKIRTRLDPTIKFDQRLPMIHIDGPYGECHQDWYKYDVSILIGSGVGVTPFASILKDAVYKLNHDLNLECKKVYFLWITRTQKQFEWMVDIIRDVENSDFNATILTHIFITQFYQKFDLRTILLYICERHFQKISNKSLFTGLKAITHFGKPNFLRFFMSVQKLHPTINKIGVFSCGSPSVTQAVDAACKSITLDEKLNVLFQHYYKSF, from the exons atgtatactcTGCTttatgtaattgttatttactaTTGTGTTATATTCAACTctgttaatagtaatatatctATCACTGATTCAAACT gTGACAAGccattaaattataacaaagaaaaagagatattATTAGATTGGTTATTTACTGGATGCTGGGGAAGAGATTGTACGAAAAATGGCTTTGAAAATAAAGCAACAGAATATCCTGGTTATGATGGatggtataataatatcggACGACCAGAGTTAGGAGCCGTTGATACGCCTTTATTGAGAAGATGGCCAGCTGCATATGAAGATGGTGTATACAAACCTTCGGGTTGCAATAGACCAAACCCAATAGAACTTAGTGAAAATCTACTGAAAGGTGATATGAGCTCTGTCTCCAAAACCGGAAGAAATACATTGCTTGTATTTTTTg GACAACATGTTGTAGAAGAAATTTTGGACGCACAAAGACCTGCATGTCCACCAGAGTACTTTAACATTGAGATTCCATCTTctcataattacataaataaaactaaacacCATGAAATGCCAGTATTACGTACACGCTATGATACAAGAACTGGACATTCTCCTAATAACCCACGTCAACAG ttaaatgaaataactCCATTTCTGGATGGTGGGCTCATTTATGGTACTTCAAAGGCATGgtcaaattttttaagaacCTACTCAAATGGTACCTTTGATCAGAATGGATTATTAGCAAGTTGTTGCAAAAACTTATATCCAGCAAATAATACTGAAAAATTACCTATGTCTAATCCACCACCACCAATTCGTCATCATGATTACATTACACGACATTATACAGAAGAGGTTGATCGATTCTTTA aattAGGAAATCCAAGAGGAAATGAAAACCCATTCCTTCTCACTTTTGGTATAATTTGGTTTAGATGGCATAATCATATATCAAACTACATAAGAAGTCGACAATCTAACTGGACTGGtgaaaaaatttacaatgaaGCTCGTAAATGGGTAATAGCAACACAGCAGCACATTATCACAAATGAATGGTTACCTGAATGGTTGGGTAAAGAACTTCCTATGTACAAAG gTTACGATCCAAGCATTGACCCAcaaattgatcaattttttcaaGCTGCTGCTTTTCGTTTTGGTCACACCTTAGTTCCATCAG gTGTATATTTACGAGACTACGGTAGAAAGGGTTGCAAATTAGAACAAAGACGTAGAGCAATTAGAACATGTAATAACTATTGGATGCCACAG aattctatttataaaacagaGACAGAGGCACAAGGAATTGctgatatagaaaaattaatcatgGGAATGGCTATTCAACCATGCGCGAAAGAAGATCATAAAATAGTAGATGACTTAAGGGGCAGTTTATTTGGTCCACTTGAATTCTCAAGGAGAGACTTAATGGCACTCAATATTCAAAGAGGACGTGATCATGGACTTCCAGATTATAATACTGCTCGAATAGCATACAATTTAACCAAAGTCAATGATACATCTCATTTCAGTAATGTAGATACAAAA ATTAAGAACAAATTCATGGAgctgtataaaaattcttttgacgATGTTGATATATGGGTGGGTGGTATCTTAGAAACTGATAATGGACctggagaattatttcaagctATCATAATTGATCAGTTTCAACGAATACGTGCTGGAGATAgattttggtataaaaatataaataataa TCTCTTCAGCCCTGATGAAATTAGAAGATTGGAATGTCTTTCATTttacgatatattaatatctgttACTGACATGGATCATAATGATATACCACGAAATCCTTTTAAAGTCCCTATGTCAG CAAATGATATCAGCAATAAGTGTCTCAACAATTCGATCTTTGAAGGAAATTGtgcaaacaataataatatgacCTGCTATCATGCTAAGCCCCTTActgttaaaaatgttgatgCTTGTACAGTTCCTGCAACATACGATTACTTTAACAATAGTGCTACgtcatttatttcaacattcgtgggattatttactattatctgtt GTTTTACTATACTACTTTATAGCCGAATAAcatcaaaatcaaataaacaatttcaatatccACCAAATTGGAAGAAATCGCACATcataaaagaagataaaaatactgCAATACTTACAG taaatgaATGGCAAGATAAAATATTGCCATTGAGACCTGTAATTATCGTTTTAAATGTGGTGAAAAAACAATTGGaagtaagaaattatttaggaCATATCACCCGAGCAATAGATATGTTACAATATGCAATAATAAAg ATACATATTCCTACTGATAGTAGCTATGTTATGATCAGGGTGGAACACAATTATGATTTAGTCTTAAAATTTGATACTAATTACTTGAGAGACTTATTTCTTCAAGCTATGAAACAATTTGCTActgaattaaatacaatttcaatcaAAGAAATAACGAATATCACAACTAAAGAGTTATTGAAGCAAGCTGTTACTAAAAGAAGTCgacaaaaaaaattagaacaatttttccgtGTTGTTTTTTCACAG GCACTTCACATTACACATACAgaagaagaaattttaaaaatagatgcAACAGTAGCAAAAGACGTAATTCATACTGAATTGAcgataatagaattttctgaAGCATTGAGTATGCATCCAGATTCAGAGTTTATTAAGAAG atattcgatttaattgatAAAGACAAAAACAGTTTCATATCATTTAGGGAATTCCTTGATATGTtagttctatttttaaatggttCTGCAGAAGATAAAGTGAAATTTATGTTTGATATGTATGACATAAATGGAACAGGAAGATTgacaaaaaatgatttcaaaaatatgttaag ATCGCTTATGGAAACAGTTAATGCAGATGTAactgataataatttagaaacttTGATGCATTCAATGATGGAACATGCAAATATAGTAGCAAAAGAAACTATAGACTTGcaagattttaaacaaattctaagTGATTTCAATAATAAGTTCAATTATGcagaattagaatttaatattaatactactgggaaatataaaaaattacatattggTGCATCTACATCTACATTTCGATCAACATTTATGGGAATAGTACAGAAAGTAGTGGAAAGTCTATATGAAGATCCAAGTGAATTGCGAAGAAGAATTGGTGGTGATACAAAGATAGAAACGCATGATATACATGagatagaaaaaattgttgatgaTGTTGAACATGTTCAAGATTATTGGTACCCTATAATGAAATATCttgcaaataaaaagttacaaatattttggcTATGTTTATATACTTTCATTCTTATTGCTATTTCTGCAGAGAGATTTTATT ACTATTCTGTGGAACGTGAACACTCTGGTTTGAGACATATTTTAGGATATGGAATAGCAATAACTAGAGGAGCAGCATCTGGAATAATGTTTACATACTCAACtcttttaattacaatgtgtaataatatcattacatttttaagaGATACTATTTTACAGTTGTATATACCATTTGAATCTATGCTtgaaatgcataaatacatTGCTTGTTGCGGATTGGTGTTTAcag TACTTCATGTAATTGGTCATGGATTCAACttatatcatatttcaatACAAAGTGCTGACGACTTAACATGTCTTTTTCCTAATTATTTTCATGC CACACATGAACTGCCTAAATTCCACTACTGGTGTTTTCAAACAATAACAGGATTAAGTGGAATCCTTTTAACCATCGTAACAGCATTAATATATCTGTGTACTTTACCAAACATTCGTAGACTACTTTATAATTGGTTTCGATTAACACACTCTTTATATCctgttttttatgttttaataatcataCATGGAGCAGGAAGATTAGTtcaa GAACCAcatttccattatttctttttggGTCCATTaactctatttatttttgataaaattattactgtaaCAAGGAAAACTATTGAAATACCTATAATAAAAGCAGATATACTACCATCaggtaaatttataatttatgacgtgagtattataaaacataattatgcactattttttatttgtatctttAAAGGTTTCCAAATAATCaacttcatatttttatattccctgtatattaaaaattatggaaacagTAGATACATATTTGTTTTAGATGTGGTTTGTATTGTATTCTCCAAGcctcaaaattttaattataaatctggaCAATGGATTAGGATCGCATGTCCTACATTACAAACGAATGAATATCATCCTTTCACATTATCTTCTGCACCTCATGAATCAAATTTAACTGTTCATATTAGAACAGTTGGATCTTGGACTACTAAAATTAGAACCAGACTAGATCCCACTATAAAATTCGATCAACGTTTACCAATG atTCACATAGATGGTCCTTATGGTGAATGCCATCAAGATTGGTATAAATATGATGTAAGTATATTAATAGGGAGTGGAGTTGGTGTTACACCTTTTgcatcaattttaaaagatgctgtatacaaattaaatcatGATTTGAATTTGGAATGCAAGAAg GTATACTTTCTTTGGATAACAAGAACGCaaaaacaatttgaatggATGGTTGACATAATAAGAGATGTTGAAAATTCTGACTTTAATGCCACTATATTGactcacatttttattacacaattttaccagaaatttgatttaagAACTATATTATTg TACATCTGTGAACGAcactttcaaaaaatttcaaataaatctttatttactgGTTTAAAAGCAATAACCCATTTTGGAAAGCccaattttttaagattttttatgTCTGTTCAAAAATTACATCCTACA ATTAACAAGATTGGTGTTTTTAGTTGTGGTTCACCATCTGTGACACAAGCTGTGGATGCTGCTTGTAAATCTATAACTTTAGATGAAAAACTGAACGTTCTATTccaacattattataaaagtttctaa
- the LOC144478434 gene encoding dual oxidase-like isoform X2, with translation MYTLLYVIVIYYCVIFNSVNSNISITDSNCDKPLNYNKEKEILLDWLFTGCWGRDCTKNGFENKATEYPGYDGWYNNIGRPELGAVDTPLLRRWPAAYEDGVYKPSGCNRPNPIELSENLLKGDMSSVSKTGRNTLLVFFGQHVVEEILDAQRPACPPEYFNIEIPSSHNYINKTKHHEMPVLRTRYDTRTGHSPNNPRQQLNEITPFLDGGLIYGTSKAWSNFLRTYSNGTFDQNGLLASCCKNLYPANNTEKLPMSNPPPPIRHHDYITRHYTEEVDRFFKLGNPRGNENPFLLTFGIIWFRWHNHISNYIRSRQSNWTGEKIYNEARKWVIATQQHIITNEWLPEWLGKELPMYKGYDPSIDPQIDQFFQAAAFRFGHTLVPSGVYLRDYGRKGCKLEQRRRAIRTCNNYWMPQNSIYKTETEAQGIADIEKLIMGMAIQPCAKEDHKIVDDLRGSLFGPLEFSRRDLMALNIQRGRDHGLPDYNTARIAYNLTKVNDTSHFSNVDTKIKNKFMELYKNSFDDVDIWVGGILETDNGPGELFQAIIIDQFQRIRAGDRFWYKNINNNLFSPDEIRRLECLSFYDILISVTDMDHNDIPRNPFKVPMSANDISNKCLNNSIFEGNCANNNNMTCYHAKPLTVKNVDACTVPATYDYFNNSATSFISTFVGLFTIICCFTILLYSRITSKSNKQFQYPPNWKKSHIIKEDKNTAILTVNEWQDKILPLRPVIIVLNVVKKQLEVRNYLGHITRAIDMLQYAIIKIHIPTDSSYVMIRVEHNYDLVLKFDTNYLRDLFLQAMKQFATELNTISIKEITNITTKELLKQAVTKRSRQKKLEQFFRVVFSQALHITHTEEEILKIDATVAKDVIHTELTIIEFSEALSMHPDSEFIKKIFDLIDKDKNSFISFREFLDMLVLFLNGSAEDKVKFMFDMYDINGTGRLTKNDFKNMLRSLMETVNADVTDNNLETLMHSMMEHANIVAKETIDLQDFKQILSDFNNKFNYAELEFNINTTGKYKKLHIGASTSTFRSTFMGIVQKVVESLYEDPSELRRRIGGDTKIETHDIHEIEKIVDDVEHVQDYWYPIMKYLANKKLQIFWLCLYTFILIAISAERFYYYSVEREHSGLRHILGYGIAITRGAASGIMFTYSTLLITMCNNIITFLRDTILQLYIPFESMLEMHKYIACCGLVFTVLHVIGHGFNLYHISIQSADDLTCLFPNYFHATHELPKFHYWCFQTITGLSGILLTIVTALIYLCTLPNIRRLLYNWFRLTHSLYPVFYVLIIIHGAGRLVQEPHFHYFFLGPLTLFIFDKIITVTRKTIEIPIIKADILPSGKFIIYDMWFVLYSPSLKILIINLDNGLGSHVLHYKRMNIILSHYLLHLMNQI, from the exons atgtatactcTGCTttatgtaattgttatttactaTTGTGTTATATTCAACTctgttaatagtaatatatctATCACTGATTCAAACT gTGACAAGccattaaattataacaaagaaaaagagatattATTAGATTGGTTATTTACTGGATGCTGGGGAAGAGATTGTACGAAAAATGGCTTTGAAAATAAAGCAACAGAATATCCTGGTTATGATGGatggtataataatatcggACGACCAGAGTTAGGAGCCGTTGATACGCCTTTATTGAGAAGATGGCCAGCTGCATATGAAGATGGTGTATACAAACCTTCGGGTTGCAATAGACCAAACCCAATAGAACTTAGTGAAAATCTACTGAAAGGTGATATGAGCTCTGTCTCCAAAACCGGAAGAAATACATTGCTTGTATTTTTTg GACAACATGTTGTAGAAGAAATTTTGGACGCACAAAGACCTGCATGTCCACCAGAGTACTTTAACATTGAGATTCCATCTTctcataattacataaataaaactaaacacCATGAAATGCCAGTATTACGTACACGCTATGATACAAGAACTGGACATTCTCCTAATAACCCACGTCAACAG ttaaatgaaataactCCATTTCTGGATGGTGGGCTCATTTATGGTACTTCAAAGGCATGgtcaaattttttaagaacCTACTCAAATGGTACCTTTGATCAGAATGGATTATTAGCAAGTTGTTGCAAAAACTTATATCCAGCAAATAATACTGAAAAATTACCTATGTCTAATCCACCACCACCAATTCGTCATCATGATTACATTACACGACATTATACAGAAGAGGTTGATCGATTCTTTA aattAGGAAATCCAAGAGGAAATGAAAACCCATTCCTTCTCACTTTTGGTATAATTTGGTTTAGATGGCATAATCATATATCAAACTACATAAGAAGTCGACAATCTAACTGGACTGGtgaaaaaatttacaatgaaGCTCGTAAATGGGTAATAGCAACACAGCAGCACATTATCACAAATGAATGGTTACCTGAATGGTTGGGTAAAGAACTTCCTATGTACAAAG gTTACGATCCAAGCATTGACCCAcaaattgatcaattttttcaaGCTGCTGCTTTTCGTTTTGGTCACACCTTAGTTCCATCAG gTGTATATTTACGAGACTACGGTAGAAAGGGTTGCAAATTAGAACAAAGACGTAGAGCAATTAGAACATGTAATAACTATTGGATGCCACAG aattctatttataaaacagaGACAGAGGCACAAGGAATTGctgatatagaaaaattaatcatgGGAATGGCTATTCAACCATGCGCGAAAGAAGATCATAAAATAGTAGATGACTTAAGGGGCAGTTTATTTGGTCCACTTGAATTCTCAAGGAGAGACTTAATGGCACTCAATATTCAAAGAGGACGTGATCATGGACTTCCAGATTATAATACTGCTCGAATAGCATACAATTTAACCAAAGTCAATGATACATCTCATTTCAGTAATGTAGATACAAAA ATTAAGAACAAATTCATGGAgctgtataaaaattcttttgacgATGTTGATATATGGGTGGGTGGTATCTTAGAAACTGATAATGGACctggagaattatttcaagctATCATAATTGATCAGTTTCAACGAATACGTGCTGGAGATAgattttggtataaaaatataaataataa TCTCTTCAGCCCTGATGAAATTAGAAGATTGGAATGTCTTTCATTttacgatatattaatatctgttACTGACATGGATCATAATGATATACCACGAAATCCTTTTAAAGTCCCTATGTCAG CAAATGATATCAGCAATAAGTGTCTCAACAATTCGATCTTTGAAGGAAATTGtgcaaacaataataatatgacCTGCTATCATGCTAAGCCCCTTActgttaaaaatgttgatgCTTGTACAGTTCCTGCAACATACGATTACTTTAACAATAGTGCTACgtcatttatttcaacattcgtgggattatttactattatctgtt GTTTTACTATACTACTTTATAGCCGAATAAcatcaaaatcaaataaacaatttcaatatccACCAAATTGGAAGAAATCGCACATcataaaagaagataaaaatactgCAATACTTACAG taaatgaATGGCAAGATAAAATATTGCCATTGAGACCTGTAATTATCGTTTTAAATGTGGTGAAAAAACAATTGGaagtaagaaattatttaggaCATATCACCCGAGCAATAGATATGTTACAATATGCAATAATAAAg ATACATATTCCTACTGATAGTAGCTATGTTATGATCAGGGTGGAACACAATTATGATTTAGTCTTAAAATTTGATACTAATTACTTGAGAGACTTATTTCTTCAAGCTATGAAACAATTTGCTActgaattaaatacaatttcaatcaAAGAAATAACGAATATCACAACTAAAGAGTTATTGAAGCAAGCTGTTACTAAAAGAAGTCgacaaaaaaaattagaacaatttttccgtGTTGTTTTTTCACAG GCACTTCACATTACACATACAgaagaagaaattttaaaaatagatgcAACAGTAGCAAAAGACGTAATTCATACTGAATTGAcgataatagaattttctgaAGCATTGAGTATGCATCCAGATTCAGAGTTTATTAAGAAG atattcgatttaattgatAAAGACAAAAACAGTTTCATATCATTTAGGGAATTCCTTGATATGTtagttctatttttaaatggttCTGCAGAAGATAAAGTGAAATTTATGTTTGATATGTATGACATAAATGGAACAGGAAGATTgacaaaaaatgatttcaaaaatatgttaag ATCGCTTATGGAAACAGTTAATGCAGATGTAactgataataatttagaaacttTGATGCATTCAATGATGGAACATGCAAATATAGTAGCAAAAGAAACTATAGACTTGcaagattttaaacaaattctaagTGATTTCAATAATAAGTTCAATTATGcagaattagaatttaatattaatactactgggaaatataaaaaattacatattggTGCATCTACATCTACATTTCGATCAACATTTATGGGAATAGTACAGAAAGTAGTGGAAAGTCTATATGAAGATCCAAGTGAATTGCGAAGAAGAATTGGTGGTGATACAAAGATAGAAACGCATGATATACATGagatagaaaaaattgttgatgaTGTTGAACATGTTCAAGATTATTGGTACCCTATAATGAAATATCttgcaaataaaaagttacaaatattttggcTATGTTTATATACTTTCATTCTTATTGCTATTTCTGCAGAGAGATTTTATT ACTATTCTGTGGAACGTGAACACTCTGGTTTGAGACATATTTTAGGATATGGAATAGCAATAACTAGAGGAGCAGCATCTGGAATAATGTTTACATACTCAACtcttttaattacaatgtgtaataatatcattacatttttaagaGATACTATTTTACAGTTGTATATACCATTTGAATCTATGCTtgaaatgcataaatacatTGCTTGTTGCGGATTGGTGTTTAcag TACTTCATGTAATTGGTCATGGATTCAACttatatcatatttcaatACAAAGTGCTGACGACTTAACATGTCTTTTTCCTAATTATTTTCATGC CACACATGAACTGCCTAAATTCCACTACTGGTGTTTTCAAACAATAACAGGATTAAGTGGAATCCTTTTAACCATCGTAACAGCATTAATATATCTGTGTACTTTACCAAACATTCGTAGACTACTTTATAATTGGTTTCGATTAACACACTCTTTATATCctgttttttatgttttaataatcataCATGGAGCAGGAAGATTAGTtcaa GAACCAcatttccattatttctttttggGTCCATTaactctatttatttttgataaaattattactgtaaCAAGGAAAACTATTGAAATACCTATAATAAAAGCAGATATACTACCATCaggtaaatttataatttatgac ATGTGGTTTGTATTGTATTCTCCAAGcctcaaaattttaattataaatctggaCAATGGATTAGGATCGCATGTCCTACATTACAAACGAATGAATATCATCCTTTCACATTATCTTCTGCACCTCATGAATCAAATTTAA